One stretch of Streptomyces peucetius DNA includes these proteins:
- a CDS encoding DUF2516 family protein → MLADNFDFGLWMIVNLVFLVTSVAAFVMAALAREDAYRAADKKTKPFWMVILGVAVAVNLFIPMLFLSIAGLIASIVFFVDVRPALQQVSGGGGRRGGSSSDGPYGPYNGGR, encoded by the coding sequence ATGCTGGCTGACAACTTCGACTTCGGACTCTGGATGATCGTCAACCTGGTCTTCCTCGTCACGTCCGTGGCCGCGTTCGTCATGGCCGCCCTGGCCCGTGAGGACGCCTACCGGGCCGCAGACAAGAAGACCAAGCCGTTCTGGATGGTCATCCTCGGCGTCGCGGTTGCCGTGAACCTGTTCATCCCCATGCTGTTCCTGTCGATCGCCGGACTGATCGCCTCGATCGTGTTCTTCGTCGACGTACGCCCCGCCCTCCAGCAGGTCTCCGGAGGCGGCGGGCGCCGTGGCGGTTCCAGCAGCGACGGACCGTACGGCCCCTACAACGGCGGCCGCTAG